DNA sequence from the Macrobrachium nipponense isolate FS-2020 chromosome 3, ASM1510439v2, whole genome shotgun sequence genome:
gaaaaaacaataattataaagtcaattcgcttaattctgccattctttttaacagcatttgcctaaaaaagGGCCTTCTactaaaataacaatgataataataataataaaaactatatatctgAAAAGGGCAGTTAGACAACTGTCCTTTGGCTTGCCACCCCTTTTTTTTAcagcagatatgttgatgacaccttTCTGCTGTTAGTTTTAAAGCCTGGGtctgttttctattttatgttttttttatagctttgaaaatgggataGATGGTCCTAAAACGTCATGTGAATGAAGTACAATGAGCAAAGGAATGGTCCTTCTTCCCAAACTCGCTGCTATTCATTATCTATTAGGCTAAGTTTGAGACCCTGGCACGACGGTTGGAGCTTGGTCaggtgacatttttgtggtaaggggagGGCCAAGTACTAACAAATACACTGCGCTGTTGTACCCATTTCCCAGGGTCAATAGGCCTCGAGTACTTTGAACTTGAAGTATTTCGAAGGCACTGATTATAGCAGAATGTACATTAATATATTTGCAATTACACAACATACTATCCAGCTTACTCACCTTGTATTACGTAGATTCGAAGAGACACTGTAACACATTGCTTCTTAtgagaggtataatcaccaacaGGCAACTACCAGCAgccacaccccaccccctccgCCGCCTCTcacatcctttttttttacaaaacacgAGAAAGATCTCACGTCCGTCGCACGCAtcatcatctattatatatatatatattatacttatatatattctatagttatatttatatatattaatatatatatatagatatataagttatatataatatctatatataaatctatatatgtatatatatatatatatatatatattataatatataattaatatatatatatatatatatatgtatatgagtgtctgtgtgtgtcttatcacatcaccgtgattcataaatagtcattaagctacaaatttcttttcatatctaattcgctgtaccttggaattaatatattttcatatatgttaaccgacgggtagtttttttagttgataagaaattcgtcggctcattcgctcccatgagccgacgaatttcttatcaacttaaaaaactaccatattcggttaacatatatgaaaatatattaattccgaggtacagcgaattagatatgaaaagagatttgtagctcaatgcgtgtatatatattatatatatatatatatatatatatattatatatatatatatgtatatatatatatatatatatataatatgtgtgtgtgtgtgtgcgtgtgtgtgtttttgtgtcgtgtgtgtgcgtcttgtttgtgtgtggttgtgttgtgTGTTATGTTGTGTATGCGTTTTTGTGtaacggatacagtgtttaactttgtctatatatatatatatatatatatatatatatatatatgtgtgtgtgtgtgtgtgtgtgtgtgtgtgtgtttgtgtgtgtgtgcgtttgtgtgtaacGCAAATATGGCCGAGACCAAATATGTCTAATTTTGCATAGATATTTCAATTAGACTAACATATTTTGATGTGATAATTGAAGCAACATATCCGTTTCCATATTTATTACCATATATTTTGTGAGAAGGCAAACAATATTCATTTCTTCGTTTACCTTCTTTTTCTCTACATATTCTCATGAATCAAATCCCTTCaccataaattttaaaaaataatctacTTATTACAATAGATTTATCTCATGCCTGACAAAGATTATTCTTTTCAATTTACTTTTTGTTGCACTTATGAATTTTGTTCTTCATATATAAAGGAGAAACATTCCTCGTATTCATCATATGCAGGAAATAAAACATTCATCTCCAGAATTGAATTGAGTGAAaggctttgtaaaaaaaaaaaaatcattgcatgCACTAAGGGACAAAATTAGGATTCTAATCACGATGGTGTCTCAGTGATGTTTTCAAAGTGTAGGAAGAGTAACTATGTCATCTCTCCCACAGCAAACACAAGCGCCAGCGGTTGTGTCTTCAGTAATTCGTCCACAAGTGTCAGCGATTTTCTTCTCCCCTTGTAAACACTCCGTCCTGCAAGTGCCGGATTCACCTCTACGTCCACCAGTACAGAAGCTTTCCTTGCAGACTGGAAGTTTATCATCCCGCACGCAACAGACGCAAGGTTTGTCTGGACAGATTGTCAGTAGTTTGCAAATGCTTGGCTGAGCGGGGCAGTTGCCACGTACTTGAATTTCGCCTTGTTGACAACTCTCCCTGCAGACGCCCGTCCTGTCAGAAGAAGAATCGGTGCACTGGCTTTCACAGAGCCTTTCTTTAGCTGTGAAAGATCAGGGAATAAATAAGAAGTATTTATTAATAGATCATTTTCATGGTACCTAATTAATCAAATATCTGTATTAAGTgatgaattctatattcattatCAAATTCATTTAAGTGATGAGTGATATAAAGTCATAACTTACAGATTAAAATCTGCATAACAATTGCTGTCAtttaaatgtgtatttatatacacggTAAACGTTTTTACAAAGATTTTCTGAATCTATCATCTACTTAAATTACTACTATAAATCACACACTACTAACTACTCCTATTACGGCTAGTAACACTTTTCTAAAAGGAACTGAATATAATCTTTCAGATTATGCATCATGAAAACATAATCATAGAATTATCCTCTATACAACTACAGAAATCACTCAAACTTCTGCTACTGCATCCGTTATTAATGTTGGAACTACTTGCATAAGAAGCTACAAAATTGCTTTGATAAATTTGCATGTGAATATAAAAGAGGTATTTTCCTGTTTCGTGTGGGGCTGATTGGTTATTTGACAAAAGCAATCTATGTGAAGCTATTATCCTAATCATTTCATTGATTGTATAAAATATGTTATCACAATCACACTATTCTCAGGAATAATTTTAATCATCTCAAAGAAAAAGTTTACAAGCCATGGTCATGTATTTACTTACGTGGAGACTCCGTCACTTCTTCACCTATTAGGCTGATATTTTGTGCTGCTACCTGAGTAAAGAAGCAAATAGATAATTAGGAATGTAAGCTTTAGGTACGCTGATGAATATGAGTATCGTCTTTCTCTTGATAAGAATGAATATCATCGATATCATATGAATCATTTTGTTACTCACAACGATTTGCTTGAATATCGTTTGGAAAATGTGTTCGTGTGCTCTATCAACTCTGTTGGCAGAAGTTTAAataatcttttatataataataatcataacaataattttgttgttattattattactgcttaccTTGGCAAAGTAGTCCATAGTAGTCATCAATATGAGAGCAATCAAAGGGGAAGTAGTCTTCATTGTAGTTTTAATGGGTGTGCCTAAAggggaaaatatatatgtaaacattttcTCGAATTAGCAACATAATTCAGACTTCCTTCTGGTTTACTTAGGAGCAGATCTTAAATACCAACAATACAAATGCTGACAAGAATAGCAAGAACATTTAAAACCTTGTCCTCTCGATCAGTGACGTGAAACATTGCGGGAACAGTCCTACTGCTATTTGTTTTGGCTTAAGAAGAACCGAGCAGCCTCGTAGGCCTAAGTTGAATTGTAAgagcaaaatatttatttataaaaatgaaaaatggatatcCAACTTCTCAACGATTCAGGGAACACAGTATCAGACCAATTTCAGCTGACTCTGGATATCTAGATATAGAGAAATCATAATACACGGTCTACTTGTTCATAATGAAAATAGacagaatatattatacaaacaccCTCTTTTAAAATAGCGTCCTTACTTTGCTCTCCAAATCAGATTTGACGAGATATCCTGCAGGATCCGTATCCTCTTACTCCTTACTGAAGGGGACGTTGAGCTGTTCTGATGTCGCCTTATTTCCAACAGAGTATATTTATACCTCAGAACAAATCCCTCAGGCATTTTCTGTCATTGCTGCAGTAATTAGGTCCCCTAATTTGTTGGTTTTGACGAATTATATTCAGTCATTAAGCTTCGTTACTTTCAATCCCAAAGTCATCCTTGAAAATGTATAAGGAATGCAAAGCAACAGTTAAGTTTTAGAATAATAATCGTTTGGAGGAACGACAATGGTTctctcattattcattattaacttAAGATGTTTGATTGGTGTATCTTTAAATGGAATCTCAATGAATTTAGGACATAAGGATCGTTGCCGCTTTCGACCTTCTATAATTTTGCTTGATTAACGATGCATTCTTTGCTCTATCCTCCCCATTAGTgaggtgttttctttttcacatttgTTAGTTAGGCGTATATCGAAGTTTTTCTTCAGTatacataatgaaatataatagtCACTGTTCAAAGGGACAATGCATATAATaaacaagaaagagaaaagtaccCCAAAAATGAAGAAGTTAtttgaaagattctctctctctctctctctctctctctctctctctctctctctctctctctctctcactgcatgAGTTTGTACGAGAGTTTTTGCAAATGTGATTGTTAATTCGCATTTCCCATCTAACTGTTTGTAGTCACAACTGCGGTTTTAAGTCTCATTTTAAATAGCAATCAAGATTTATTTAACGACTAAAAAGTGTTACACGTATGAGCGTGACAATGCTTGTCATTACTATGAATCAATGCGCCGCCTGGAAACCGCAATTACCAAGGTCTGCCCTGCAATCGTCACCATTATGCGGAATCTTGTAACAATAAAGTTCCAGGCTCTTAGCGAACCGCTTATTTCTGCCCAAATGTAGTAGTTCTTTATTGGGGAAATTTCATTGGACTCGTCGACTATTGTGTCACGGCACTTTGTTtatactttgtttatttattatttgtaccCTAACTTCATTCTTttcgcttacttttttttttaacgcttgcGAGAAAACTGACAAAGGCTTTCTTGtctatatatgcacaaatatctAAGGACTTGGGAGCTTATTTAATAACCACTTAAATATAAGTAACATAGTAGACAGTGGTTGTATTATACGTAACAAAGATAAACTATAACACAATCCATAAAAGGTTACTGTCACAAATATCAAAACATTTTCCTGTGTTGGTCGAGGAAGGTTTGCGAGAATTTTGTCTCTGTTTCTTGGGAGAACAATATTTTATTTCCACAGATCTGCGCGCACTGGCAATGACATTGCGCAATATCGAtcgggacagagagagagagaagagagagagagagagagagagagagagcacaatccGGCAACTTACACATGTATGAAGTCACAACTCGAGCGTGTGTGACTCATCAGGGAAGAACTCACAAAATACCAGAGATAAACGGAAGGTGGCAACGAGACATCGAAAACGAGTGTTGGCAACTCTGTGCAGCTAAGAACCTTGAAAAATGGCTTCGGCTGT
Encoded proteins:
- the LOC135222240 gene encoding uncharacterized protein LOC135222240; this encodes MKTTSPLIALILMTTMDYFAKVAAQNISLIGEEVTESPPKERLCESQCTDSSSDRTGVCRESCQQGEIQVRGNCPAQPSICKLLTICPDKPCVCCVRDDKLPVCKESFCTGGRRGESGTCRTECLQGEKKIADTCGRITEDTTAGACVCCGRDDIVTLPTL